The Urocitellus parryii isolate mUroPar1 chromosome 6, mUroPar1.hap1, whole genome shotgun sequence genome includes a window with the following:
- the LOC113184686 gene encoding creatine kinase U-type, mitochondrial isoform X1, protein MAGPFSRLLSARPGLRLLALAGAGSLAAGFLLRPEPVRAASERRRLYPPRQMWLTGQLPADSTKCRPLCPPSMVTGYPLPSAEYPDLRKHNNCMASHLTPAVYARLCDKTTPTGWTLDQCIQTGVDNPGHPFIKTVGMVAGDEETYEIFADLFDPVIQERHNGYDPRTMKHTTDLDASKIRSGYFDERYVLSSRVRTGRSIRGLSLPPACTRAERREVERVVVDALSGLKGDLAGRYYRLSEMTEAEQQQLIDDHFLFDKPVSPLLTAAGMARDWPDARGIWHNNEKSFLIWVNEEDHTRVISMEKGGNMKRVFERFCRGLKEVERLIQERGWEFMWNERLGYILTCPSNLGTGLRAGVHIKLPLLSKDSRFPKILENLRLQKRGTGGVDTAATGNVFDISNLDRLGKSEVELVQLVIDGVNYLIDCERRLERGQDIRIPAPLIQNKH, encoded by the exons ATGGCTGGTCCCTTCTCTCGTCTGCTGTCTGCCCGCCCCGGGCTCAGGCTCCTGGCTTTGGCCGGAGCCGGATCCCTAGCTGCTGGATTTCTGCTCCGCCCGGAACCTGTACGAGCTGCCAGTGAACGACGAAGGCTGTATCCCCCAAG GCAAATGTGGCTAACTGGACAGCTCCCAGCTGATAGCACTAAGTGCAGGCCTCTGTGCCCTCCCTCCATGGTTACTGGGTACCCCCTCCCCAGCGCTGAGTACCCAGACCTCCGAAAGCACAACAACTGCATGGCCAGTCACCTGACCCCAGCAGTCTATGCACGGCTCTGCGACAAGACCACACCCACGGGTTGGACGCTAGATCAGTGCATCCAGACTGGCGTGGACAACCCTGGCCACCCCTTCATCAAGACTGTGGGCATGGTGGCTGGAGATGAGGAGACCTATGAG ATATTTGCTGACCTGTTTGACCCAGTGATTCAAGAGCGACACAATGGATATGATCCCAGAACAATGAAGCACACTACTGACCTGGATGCCAGTAAG ATTCGTTCTGGCTACTTTGATGAGAGGTATGTATTGTCCTCAAGAGTCAGAACTGGCCGAAGTATCCGGGGACTCAGTCTGCCTCCAGCCTGCACTCGGGCAGAGCGGCGAGAGGTGGAACGCGTTGTGGTGGATGCACTGAGTGGCCTGAAGGGTGACCTGGCTGGACGTTACTATAGGCTCAGTGAGATGACAGAGGCTGAGCAGCAGCAGCTTATTGAT GACCACTTTCTATTTGATAAGCCTGTGTCCCCATTACTGACTGCAGCAGGAATGGCTCGAGACTGGCCAGATGCTCGTGGAATCTG GCACAACAATGAGAAGAGCTTCTTGATTTGGGTGAATGAGGAGGATCATACACGGGTCATCTCCATGGAAAAGGGTGGCAACATGAAGAGAGTGTTTGAAAGATTCTGCCGGGGCCTCAAAGAG GTGGAACGACTAATCCAGGAGCGTGGCTGGGAATTCATGTGGAATGAGCGTTTGGGATACATCTTGACCTGTCCATCTAACCTGGGCACTGGACTTCGGGCTGGAGTGCACATCAAACTGCCCCTGCTAAGCAAA GATAGCCGCTTTCCAAAGATCCTAGAGAACCTAAGACTTCAGAAGCGTGGGACTGGAGGAGTAGACACTGCTGCCACAGGCAATGTCTTTGACATCTCTAATTTGGATCGACTGGGCAAGTCAGAG GTGGAGCTGGTGCAACTGGTCATCGATGGAGTAAACTATTTGATTGACTGTGAACGGCGCCTGGAGAGAGGCCAGGATATCCGCATCCCTGCACCTCTCATCCAAAACAAACATTAA
- the LOC113184686 gene encoding creatine kinase U-type, mitochondrial isoform X2, whose product MAGPFSRLLSARPGLRLLALAGAGSLAAGFLLRPEPVRAASERRRLYPPSAEYPDLRKHNNCMASHLTPAVYARLCDKTTPTGWTLDQCIQTGVDNPGHPFIKTVGMVAGDEETYEIFADLFDPVIQERHNGYDPRTMKHTTDLDASKIRSGYFDERYVLSSRVRTGRSIRGLSLPPACTRAERREVERVVVDALSGLKGDLAGRYYRLSEMTEAEQQQLIDDHFLFDKPVSPLLTAAGMARDWPDARGIWHNNEKSFLIWVNEEDHTRVISMEKGGNMKRVFERFCRGLKEVERLIQERGWEFMWNERLGYILTCPSNLGTGLRAGVHIKLPLLSKDSRFPKILENLRLQKRGTGGVDTAATGNVFDISNLDRLGKSEVELVQLVIDGVNYLIDCERRLERGQDIRIPAPLIQNKH is encoded by the exons ATGGCTGGTCCCTTCTCTCGTCTGCTGTCTGCCCGCCCCGGGCTCAGGCTCCTGGCTTTGGCCGGAGCCGGATCCCTAGCTGCTGGATTTCTGCTCCGCCCGGAACCTGTACGAGCTGCCAGTGAACGACGAAGGCTGTATCCCCCAAG CGCTGAGTACCCAGACCTCCGAAAGCACAACAACTGCATGGCCAGTCACCTGACCCCAGCAGTCTATGCACGGCTCTGCGACAAGACCACACCCACGGGTTGGACGCTAGATCAGTGCATCCAGACTGGCGTGGACAACCCTGGCCACCCCTTCATCAAGACTGTGGGCATGGTGGCTGGAGATGAGGAGACCTATGAG ATATTTGCTGACCTGTTTGACCCAGTGATTCAAGAGCGACACAATGGATATGATCCCAGAACAATGAAGCACACTACTGACCTGGATGCCAGTAAG ATTCGTTCTGGCTACTTTGATGAGAGGTATGTATTGTCCTCAAGAGTCAGAACTGGCCGAAGTATCCGGGGACTCAGTCTGCCTCCAGCCTGCACTCGGGCAGAGCGGCGAGAGGTGGAACGCGTTGTGGTGGATGCACTGAGTGGCCTGAAGGGTGACCTGGCTGGACGTTACTATAGGCTCAGTGAGATGACAGAGGCTGAGCAGCAGCAGCTTATTGAT GACCACTTTCTATTTGATAAGCCTGTGTCCCCATTACTGACTGCAGCAGGAATGGCTCGAGACTGGCCAGATGCTCGTGGAATCTG GCACAACAATGAGAAGAGCTTCTTGATTTGGGTGAATGAGGAGGATCATACACGGGTCATCTCCATGGAAAAGGGTGGCAACATGAAGAGAGTGTTTGAAAGATTCTGCCGGGGCCTCAAAGAG GTGGAACGACTAATCCAGGAGCGTGGCTGGGAATTCATGTGGAATGAGCGTTTGGGATACATCTTGACCTGTCCATCTAACCTGGGCACTGGACTTCGGGCTGGAGTGCACATCAAACTGCCCCTGCTAAGCAAA GATAGCCGCTTTCCAAAGATCCTAGAGAACCTAAGACTTCAGAAGCGTGGGACTGGAGGAGTAGACACTGCTGCCACAGGCAATGTCTTTGACATCTCTAATTTGGATCGACTGGGCAAGTCAGAG GTGGAGCTGGTGCAACTGGTCATCGATGGAGTAAACTATTTGATTGACTGTGAACGGCGCCTGGAGAGAGGCCAGGATATCCGCATCCCTGCACCTCTCATCCAAAACAAACATTAA
- the LOC113184686 gene encoding creatine kinase U-type, mitochondrial isoform X3: protein MAGPFSRLLSARPGLRLLALAGAGSLAAGFLLRPEPVRAASERRRLYPPSAEYPDLRKHNNCMASHLTPAVYARLCDKTTPTGWTLDQCIQTGVDNPGHPFIKTVGMVAGDEETYEIFADLFDPVIQERHNGYDPRTMKHTTDLDASKIRSGYFDERYVLSSRVRTGRSIRGLSLPPACTRAERREVERVVVDALSGLKGDLAGRYYRLSEMTEAEQQQLIDDHFLFDKPVSPLLTAAGMARDWPDARGIWHNNEKSFLIWVNEEDHTRVISMEKGGNMKRVFERFCRGLKEDSRFPKILENLRLQKRGTGGVDTAATGNVFDISNLDRLGKSEVELVQLVIDGVNYLIDCERRLERGQDIRIPAPLIQNKH from the exons ATGGCTGGTCCCTTCTCTCGTCTGCTGTCTGCCCGCCCCGGGCTCAGGCTCCTGGCTTTGGCCGGAGCCGGATCCCTAGCTGCTGGATTTCTGCTCCGCCCGGAACCTGTACGAGCTGCCAGTGAACGACGAAGGCTGTATCCCCCAAG CGCTGAGTACCCAGACCTCCGAAAGCACAACAACTGCATGGCCAGTCACCTGACCCCAGCAGTCTATGCACGGCTCTGCGACAAGACCACACCCACGGGTTGGACGCTAGATCAGTGCATCCAGACTGGCGTGGACAACCCTGGCCACCCCTTCATCAAGACTGTGGGCATGGTGGCTGGAGATGAGGAGACCTATGAG ATATTTGCTGACCTGTTTGACCCAGTGATTCAAGAGCGACACAATGGATATGATCCCAGAACAATGAAGCACACTACTGACCTGGATGCCAGTAAG ATTCGTTCTGGCTACTTTGATGAGAGGTATGTATTGTCCTCAAGAGTCAGAACTGGCCGAAGTATCCGGGGACTCAGTCTGCCTCCAGCCTGCACTCGGGCAGAGCGGCGAGAGGTGGAACGCGTTGTGGTGGATGCACTGAGTGGCCTGAAGGGTGACCTGGCTGGACGTTACTATAGGCTCAGTGAGATGACAGAGGCTGAGCAGCAGCAGCTTATTGAT GACCACTTTCTATTTGATAAGCCTGTGTCCCCATTACTGACTGCAGCAGGAATGGCTCGAGACTGGCCAGATGCTCGTGGAATCTG GCACAACAATGAGAAGAGCTTCTTGATTTGGGTGAATGAGGAGGATCATACACGGGTCATCTCCATGGAAAAGGGTGGCAACATGAAGAGAGTGTTTGAAAGATTCTGCCGGGGCCTCAAAGAG GATAGCCGCTTTCCAAAGATCCTAGAGAACCTAAGACTTCAGAAGCGTGGGACTGGAGGAGTAGACACTGCTGCCACAGGCAATGTCTTTGACATCTCTAATTTGGATCGACTGGGCAAGTCAGAG GTGGAGCTGGTGCAACTGGTCATCGATGGAGTAAACTATTTGATTGACTGTGAACGGCGCCTGGAGAGAGGCCAGGATATCCGCATCCCTGCACCTCTCATCCAAAACAAACATTAA
- the LOC113184686 gene encoding creatine kinase U-type, mitochondrial isoform X4: MAGPFSRLLSARPGLRLLALAGAGSLAAGFLLRPEPVRAASERRRLYPPSAEYPDLRKHNNCMASHLTPAVYARLCDKTTPTGWTLDQCIQTGVDNPGHPFIKTVGMVAGDEETYEIRSGYFDERYVLSSRVRTGRSIRGLSLPPACTRAERREVERVVVDALSGLKGDLAGRYYRLSEMTEAEQQQLIDDHFLFDKPVSPLLTAAGMARDWPDARGIWHNNEKSFLIWVNEEDHTRVISMEKGGNMKRVFERFCRGLKEVERLIQERGWEFMWNERLGYILTCPSNLGTGLRAGVHIKLPLLSKDSRFPKILENLRLQKRGTGGVDTAATGNVFDISNLDRLGKSEVELVQLVIDGVNYLIDCERRLERGQDIRIPAPLIQNKH; the protein is encoded by the exons ATGGCTGGTCCCTTCTCTCGTCTGCTGTCTGCCCGCCCCGGGCTCAGGCTCCTGGCTTTGGCCGGAGCCGGATCCCTAGCTGCTGGATTTCTGCTCCGCCCGGAACCTGTACGAGCTGCCAGTGAACGACGAAGGCTGTATCCCCCAAG CGCTGAGTACCCAGACCTCCGAAAGCACAACAACTGCATGGCCAGTCACCTGACCCCAGCAGTCTATGCACGGCTCTGCGACAAGACCACACCCACGGGTTGGACGCTAGATCAGTGCATCCAGACTGGCGTGGACAACCCTGGCCACCCCTTCATCAAGACTGTGGGCATGGTGGCTGGAGATGAGGAGACCTATGAG ATTCGTTCTGGCTACTTTGATGAGAGGTATGTATTGTCCTCAAGAGTCAGAACTGGCCGAAGTATCCGGGGACTCAGTCTGCCTCCAGCCTGCACTCGGGCAGAGCGGCGAGAGGTGGAACGCGTTGTGGTGGATGCACTGAGTGGCCTGAAGGGTGACCTGGCTGGACGTTACTATAGGCTCAGTGAGATGACAGAGGCTGAGCAGCAGCAGCTTATTGAT GACCACTTTCTATTTGATAAGCCTGTGTCCCCATTACTGACTGCAGCAGGAATGGCTCGAGACTGGCCAGATGCTCGTGGAATCTG GCACAACAATGAGAAGAGCTTCTTGATTTGGGTGAATGAGGAGGATCATACACGGGTCATCTCCATGGAAAAGGGTGGCAACATGAAGAGAGTGTTTGAAAGATTCTGCCGGGGCCTCAAAGAG GTGGAACGACTAATCCAGGAGCGTGGCTGGGAATTCATGTGGAATGAGCGTTTGGGATACATCTTGACCTGTCCATCTAACCTGGGCACTGGACTTCGGGCTGGAGTGCACATCAAACTGCCCCTGCTAAGCAAA GATAGCCGCTTTCCAAAGATCCTAGAGAACCTAAGACTTCAGAAGCGTGGGACTGGAGGAGTAGACACTGCTGCCACAGGCAATGTCTTTGACATCTCTAATTTGGATCGACTGGGCAAGTCAGAG GTGGAGCTGGTGCAACTGGTCATCGATGGAGTAAACTATTTGATTGACTGTGAACGGCGCCTGGAGAGAGGCCAGGATATCCGCATCCCTGCACCTCTCATCCAAAACAAACATTAA
- the LOC113184686 gene encoding creatine kinase U-type, mitochondrial isoform X5: MPVRVRTGRSIRGLSLPPACTRAERREVERVVVDALSGLKGDLAGRYYRLSEMTEAEQQQLIDDHFLFDKPVSPLLTAAGMARDWPDARGIWHNNEKSFLIWVNEEDHTRVISMEKGGNMKRVFERFCRGLKEVERLIQERGWEFMWNERLGYILTCPSNLGTGLRAGVHIKLPLLSKDSRFPKILENLRLQKRGTGGVDTAATGNVFDISNLDRLGKSEVELVQLVIDGVNYLIDCERRLERGQDIRIPAPLIQNKH, translated from the exons ATGCCAGTAAG AGTCAGAACTGGCCGAAGTATCCGGGGACTCAGTCTGCCTCCAGCCTGCACTCGGGCAGAGCGGCGAGAGGTGGAACGCGTTGTGGTGGATGCACTGAGTGGCCTGAAGGGTGACCTGGCTGGACGTTACTATAGGCTCAGTGAGATGACAGAGGCTGAGCAGCAGCAGCTTATTGAT GACCACTTTCTATTTGATAAGCCTGTGTCCCCATTACTGACTGCAGCAGGAATGGCTCGAGACTGGCCAGATGCTCGTGGAATCTG GCACAACAATGAGAAGAGCTTCTTGATTTGGGTGAATGAGGAGGATCATACACGGGTCATCTCCATGGAAAAGGGTGGCAACATGAAGAGAGTGTTTGAAAGATTCTGCCGGGGCCTCAAAGAG GTGGAACGACTAATCCAGGAGCGTGGCTGGGAATTCATGTGGAATGAGCGTTTGGGATACATCTTGACCTGTCCATCTAACCTGGGCACTGGACTTCGGGCTGGAGTGCACATCAAACTGCCCCTGCTAAGCAAA GATAGCCGCTTTCCAAAGATCCTAGAGAACCTAAGACTTCAGAAGCGTGGGACTGGAGGAGTAGACACTGCTGCCACAGGCAATGTCTTTGACATCTCTAATTTGGATCGACTGGGCAAGTCAGAG GTGGAGCTGGTGCAACTGGTCATCGATGGAGTAAACTATTTGATTGACTGTGAACGGCGCCTGGAGAGAGGCCAGGATATCCGCATCCCTGCACCTCTCATCCAAAACAAACATTAA